Proteins encoded within one genomic window of Pristiophorus japonicus isolate sPriJap1 chromosome 11, sPriJap1.hap1, whole genome shotgun sequence:
- the LOC139276508 gene encoding uncharacterized protein, giving the protein MIRNPDSPRLDGPTLPTPTSSRLLMVRPRPGPGPRRPDLTQALPHSGPRRPDLVPTLDGQTSPRPHIAPAIGSPTLPWPLEARPRPGPRWLDLAQALPHSGPRRPDLALALGGPTSPRPYLTLALSGPNSPRPYLTLALGGSTSPRPSAARPRPGPTSLWPSAARPCPGPWRPDLAQALPHSGPRRPDLAPALSGPTSPRPYLTLALSGPTSPRPYLTLALSGPTSPRPYLTLALGGPTLPWPLEARPRPGPTSLWPSVARPHPSPQRPDLAQALPHSGPQRPDLAQALPHSGPRRLDLTPALSGPTSPRPCLTLALGGPTSPRPSAARPRPGPISPRLPAARPHPGPQWPDIWLDFAATSFTATSPAPALGGPISPRHLLPRSLGSPFHPLASAPPLSTPSPPYLGCQTTSTQAKMFQNQEIPGIRNSLCPEVSEFWTLNQ; this is encoded by the coding sequence atgatccgaaatccagactccccccGCCTCGACGGCCCGACTTTGCCCACCCCGACCTCGTCCCGACTCTTGATGGTCAGACCTCGCCccggccccggccctcggcggcccgacctcacccaggccctacctcactctggccctcggcggcccgacctcgtcccGACTCTCGATGGCCagacctcgccccggccccacATCGCCCCAGCCATCGGCAGCCCGACCTTGCCCTGGCCCTTGGAGGCCCGACCTCGCCCAGGCCCTCGGTGGCTCGACCTCGCCCAGGCCCTACCTCactctggccctcggcggcccgaccttgccctgGCCCTTGGAGGCCCGACCTCGCCCAGGCCCTACCTCACTCTGGCCCTCAGCGGCCCGAACTCACCCAGGCCCTACCTCACTCTGGCCCTCGGCGgctcgacctcaccccggccctcagcggcccgacctcgcccaggCCCTACCTCactctggccctcggcggcccgaccttgccctgGCCCTTGGAGGCCCGACCTCGCCCAGGCCCTACCTCactctggccctcggcggcccgaccttgccccggccctcagcggcccgacctcgcccaggCCCTACCTCACTctggccctcagcggcccgacctcacccaggCCCTACCTCACTctggccctcagcggcccgacctcgcccaggCCCTACCTCactctggccctcggcggcccgaccttgccctgGCCCTTGGAGGCCCGACCTCGCCCAGGCCCTACCTCACtctggccctcggtggcccgacctcaccccagccctcagcggcccgacctcgcccaggCCCTACCTCACTctggccctcagcggcccgacctcgcccaggCCCTACCTCACTCTGGCCCTCGGCGgctcgacctcaccccggccctcagcggcccgacctcgcccaggCCCTGCCTCACTCTGGCCCTCGGAGGCCCGACCTCGCCCAGGCCCTCAGCGGCTCGACCTCGCCCAGGCCCTATCTCACCCCGGCTCCCagcagcccgacctcaccccggccctcagtGGCCTGACATCTGGCTCGACTTTGCCGCGACTTCATTCACCGCGACCTCgcccgccccggccctcggtggccctatCTCGCCCCGGCACCTTCTCCCCCGCAGCCTCGGCTCCCCCTTTCACCCCCTGGCTTCGGCTCCCCCCCTTTCTaccccctctcccccttacctcggctgccagacCACATCgacccaggcaaagatgttccaaaatcaggaaatacccggaatccggaacagcctctgTCCCGAGGTTTCtgaattttggacgctcaaccagtAA